From the genome of Leptospiraceae bacterium, one region includes:
- a CDS encoding N-6 DNA methylase: MSNKNNQSIFEKNIQRGIEAKIISFNEDKSKITYYASRDFTTSFKKPEELVRASYFVELVLDYNYSPKRIDFEVIVPRRKPEDRADIVVYEDDELKKPYLVVECKKEKISDAEFKQAIEQAFGNANSLRAKFASVVAGTTKTAFDVAGFKPSEREKNVISDIPVKYGKTPKYRFIKGEENKELKTVSREELIQILEKAHDTVWQGGRLAPTTAFDEISKLLFCKLKDEKTTPKGKPYDFQIGTHESPEEVFNRINKIYQKAKQEDEEVFKEGIRLEPKIVYNVVEHLQSLALNKIDLDTKGVAFERFIEDFFRGKMGQYFTPRPIIQFCIKMMNPQKDDKVLDPACGSGGFLLNAMDNVRHYAEENYDEREAWEHWHNFAKNNVYGIEINDQIARVCKMNMIIHDDGHTNIINTDALSDFEDINKMHKGFKKDHFDVILTNPPFGAAIKRTEKDYLDKYELGKGRESQKTEILFIERCIDFVKPETGKIAIVLPDGILTNSSLQYVRDFIMEKCQILAIVSLPQFAFKHFGAGVKSSLVFLRRKGEKEKLEKYPIFMAIAEHIGYDATGREDPINDLDKIAQEYQKFLKNPKNYDGCER; this comes from the coding sequence ATGAGCAATAAAAATAATCAATCAATTTTTGAAAAAAATATCCAAAGAGGTATTGAAGCAAAAATTATATCTTTTAACGAAGACAAATCAAAGATTACCTATTACGCTTCACGAGATTTTACAACAAGCTTTAAAAAACCAGAAGAACTGGTGAGAGCATCCTACTTTGTTGAATTAGTTCTAGATTATAATTACTCTCCAAAACGAATAGATTTTGAAGTAATTGTTCCGAGACGAAAACCAGAAGATAGAGCAGATATTGTGGTTTATGAAGACGATGAATTAAAAAAACCTTATTTGGTAGTTGAATGTAAAAAAGAAAAAATCTCTGATGCCGAATTTAAACAAGCCATAGAGCAGGCATTCGGCAATGCTAATAGTTTAAGGGCTAAGTTCGCTTCTGTAGTCGCAGGCACAACCAAAACTGCTTTTGATGTAGCTGGTTTTAAACCCAGCGAAAGAGAAAAAAATGTTATCTCAGATATTCCAGTTAAATATGGCAAAACTCCTAAGTATAGATTTATTAAAGGTGAGGAAAATAAAGAATTGAAGACCGTTTCAAGAGAAGAACTTATACAAATATTAGAAAAAGCTCACGATACCGTTTGGCAAGGTGGAAGATTGGCCCCTACAACTGCCTTTGATGAAATTTCAAAACTTTTATTTTGTAAATTAAAAGATGAAAAAACAACGCCTAAAGGAAAACCTTACGATTTTCAAATTGGCACTCACGAGTCGCCCGAAGAAGTTTTTAATAGAATAAATAAAATCTATCAAAAAGCTAAACAAGAGGATGAAGAAGTTTTTAAAGAAGGTATAAGATTAGAGCCGAAAATTGTTTATAATGTTGTAGAACATTTACAGTCTCTTGCCTTAAATAAAATTGATTTAGATACCAAAGGTGTGGCTTTTGAAAGATTTATTGAAGATTTTTTCAGGGGTAAAATGGGACAATATTTTACTCCAAGACCCATTATTCAGTTTTGTATAAAAATGATGAATCCTCAAAAAGATGATAAGGTTTTAGATCCCGCCTGTGGAAGTGGTGGATTTTTGCTTAATGCAATGGATAATGTGAGACACTACGCAGAGGAAAATTATGATGAACGGGAAGCATGGGAACATTGGCATAATTTTGCTAAAAATAATGTCTACGGTATTGAAATAAATGACCAGATAGCCAGAGTTTGTAAAATGAATATGATAATTCACGATGACGGACACACAAACATTATAAACACTGATGCTTTAAGTGATTTTGAAGATATAAATAAAATGCATAAAGGATTTAAAAAAGACCATTTTGACGTTATTTTAACTAATCCTCCTTTTGGAGCGGCTATTAAAAGAACCGAGAAAGATTATTTAGACAAATACGAATTAGGCAAAGGAAGAGAAAGTCAAAAAACCGAAATCTTATTTATTGAACGGTGTATTGATTTTGTTAAGCCAGAAACGGGAAAAATTGCTATTGTTTTGCCTGATGGCATTTTAACCAATTCATCTTTGCAATATGTCAGAGACTTTATAATGGAAAAGTGTCAGATTTTAGCGATTGTCTCGCTTCCCCAGTTTGCTTTTAAACATTTTGGAGCGGGAGTTAAGTCTTCTTTGGTATTTTTAAGACGAAAAGGCGAAAAAGAAAAATTAGAAAAATATCCCATCTTTATGGCAATAGCTGAACACATTGGCTATGACGCTACTGGCAGAGAAGACCCGATAAATGATTTAGATAAAATTGCCCAAGAATATCAAAAATTTTTGAAAAATCCTAAAAACTATGACGGATGTGAAAGATAA
- a CDS encoding TMEM165/GDT1 family protein codes for MDVKTFLLVFGTIFLAEIGDKTQLATLLYATDKNVNPWIVFLGASLALILTTAIGTFLGSLVSQYISPKYLKFVAGILFILVGIWTILSK; via the coding sequence ATGGATGTAAAAACTTTTCTTCTTGTTTTTGGGACGATCTTTTTGGCTGAGATTGGGGATAAAACCCAGCTTGCAACTTTACTTTATGCCACAGATAAAAACGTCAATCCTTGGATTGTGTTTTTGGGAGCTTCTTTGGCTTTGATTCTGACAACGGCTATAGGAACTTTTCTTGGGAGTTTGGTTTCTCAATACATTTCTCCAAAATACTTAAAGTTTGTTGCTGGAATTTTGTTTATTCTTGTTGGGATTTGGACGATTTTATCGAAATAA
- a CDS encoding UvrD-helicase domain-containing protein yields MELNQEQWEAVHSIEGPVLVFAGAGSGKTRVIVHRIQNMIEKGIPPQSIVAVTFTNKSAKEMKKRLSQILPKKNLRGMVVSTFHSLGNKILQSEIEIIGYRRPYTIFDQEDKIQILKNIYKELKLNDDGIDDDYILYLISLIKNSNLKIETWLYQNGFLVRNLDEDTFLKIYKKYHEYLLSLNAIDFDDLILLPLRMFSQYPVVLEKYQKRYKYFLVDEFQDTNPLQYAFLRLLVGDRKNVCVVGDDDQSIYGWRGADVSIIQNFKKDYPHAKIIILNKNYRSTQIIIDAAYSLIKNNLNRVDKKIISMNKMGGKIKIIECYDEKEEAEKVAEIILKKITREKRNAGDFAILFRTNYQARPFEVELRKRGIPYQVVGGYRFFDRKEVKDLLAYLRAIANPHDEISLLRIINFPKRGIGESTIKKIHEFIIEYETTNQEKLSFYQALQFMVQNEELFQNLQKQILAIKEFLELLETYRKEFAISRSLSQTLRKLIQELKLEEEYQKEEKEEVAKAKIYNLSEIVNMLAYFEEEWDEVQPPSLFDFLSRVSLLSSDSEVEDIQKGRVQLLTLHLSKGLEFPVVFLCGMNEKIFPSERALLETNDENRSLEEERRLCYVGITRAKEELFLSYSLYRKRFGEEIPFEPSRFLNEIPEEFVEYEYITNKKSASLDKSEIDDVKILLNELNNLLIS; encoded by the coding sequence ATGGAACTAAATCAAGAACAGTGGGAAGCAGTGCATTCAATAGAAGGTCCTGTTTTAGTCTTTGCAGGAGCTGGGAGTGGGAAAACACGAGTGATTGTTCATCGCATCCAAAACATGATCGAAAAAGGTATTCCCCCTCAATCCATTGTAGCTGTTACATTCACTAATAAAAGTGCCAAAGAAATGAAAAAAAGATTAAGCCAAATTTTACCCAAAAAGAATTTACGGGGAATGGTGGTTTCTACGTTCCATTCGCTTGGAAACAAAATCCTACAATCAGAAATTGAAATTATAGGTTATCGAAGACCTTATACGATTTTCGATCAAGAAGATAAAATCCAAATATTAAAAAATATTTATAAAGAATTAAAACTAAACGATGATGGGATAGACGATGATTATATTCTCTATTTGATTTCGCTTATAAAAAACTCAAACCTCAAAATCGAAACATGGCTTTATCAAAATGGGTTTTTGGTTAGAAATCTGGATGAAGATACTTTCTTGAAAATTTACAAAAAATATCATGAGTATTTGCTTTCTTTAAATGCAATTGATTTTGATGACTTGATATTACTTCCACTGCGTATGTTTTCTCAATACCCAGTGGTTTTGGAAAAATACCAAAAAAGATATAAATACTTTCTTGTGGATGAATTCCAAGACACCAATCCTTTGCAGTATGCATTCCTTCGGCTTCTCGTTGGAGATCGAAAAAATGTTTGTGTTGTAGGGGATGATGATCAATCCATTTATGGTTGGCGTGGAGCTGATGTTTCCATCATCCAGAACTTCAAAAAAGATTATCCTCATGCCAAAATAATCATACTTAACAAGAATTATCGTTCTACACAAATCATAATCGATGCTGCTTATTCTCTCATCAAAAACAACCTCAATCGGGTTGATAAGAAAATCATCTCAATGAACAAAATGGGAGGGAAAATCAAAATCATAGAGTGCTACGACGAAAAAGAAGAAGCTGAAAAAGTCGCCGAAATCATACTAAAAAAAATCACAAGAGAAAAACGAAACGCAGGAGATTTCGCCATCCTTTTTCGAACAAACTATCAAGCACGTCCTTTTGAAGTAGAATTACGAAAACGCGGGATTCCTTACCAAGTCGTGGGTGGATATCGTTTTTTCGATCGAAAAGAAGTAAAGGACCTCTTAGCCTATTTAAGGGCAATAGCCAATCCCCATGACGAAATCAGCTTGCTAAGAATCATCAACTTTCCTAAACGAGGGATTGGAGAGTCCACCATCAAAAAAATCCATGAATTTATTATTGAATATGAAACCACGAACCAAGAAAAACTGAGCTTCTATCAAGCTTTACAATTTATGGTTCAAAATGAAGAGTTGTTTCAGAATCTCCAAAAGCAAATCCTTGCCATCAAGGAATTTTTGGAATTGTTGGAAACCTACCGAAAGGAGTTTGCCATCAGTCGCAGTTTATCCCAAACCTTACGAAAACTCATCCAAGAGTTAAAACTCGAAGAAGAATACCAAAAAGAAGAAAAAGAAGAAGTAGCAAAAGCGAAGATCTATAACCTTTCTGAAATTGTTAATATGCTTGCTTATTTCGAAGAAGAATGGGATGAGGTCCAACCTCCTTCATTATTTGATTTTCTCTCAAGGGTGAGTTTACTGAGCTCGGATAGCGAAGTCGAGGATATTCAAAAAGGTCGGGTTCAACTTCTAACCTTGCATTTATCGAAAGGGCTGGAATTCCCTGTAGTATTTTTGTGTGGAATGAATGAAAAGATCTTTCCTTCAGAACGAGCCCTCTTGGAAACCAACGACGAAAACCGCTCTTTAGAAGAAGAAAGAAGATTATGTTATGTGGGAATTACCAGAGCAAAAGAAGAGCTGTTTCTTTCCTATTCGTTGTATCGTAAACGATTTGGTGAGGAAATCCCTTTTGAACCATCAAGGTTCTTGAATGAAATCCCCGAAGAGTTCGTAGAATATGAATATATCACCAATAAAAAATCAGCTTCATTAGACAAATCCGAAATAGATGATGTTAAAATCCTTTTAAATGAACTCAACAATCTCTTGATTAGTTAG
- a CDS encoding recombinase family protein produces the protein MKAIILARVSTEEQKEAGNSLSTQQARLRAYIKRNSDLELIKEFIFDESAYKEHRKEFNKVLDFIRKQKEVVALCCDKVDRLCRDFLVGLPALEKLRRIPKDMFNKKLKEYKEKRVEIEARMRQ, from the coding sequence ATGAAAGCCATAATTTTAGCCAGAGTATCAACTGAAGAACAAAAAGAAGCGGGTAATTCTTTATCAACTCAGCAAGCACGATTGCGAGCGTATATAAAAAGAAATTCCGATTTAGAACTCATTAAAGAGTTTATTTTCGATGAATCGGCTTACAAAGAACATCGGAAAGAATTTAATAAAGTATTAGATTTTATTAGAAAACAAAAAGAGGTTGTGGCTTTGTGCTGTGATAAAGTTGATAGGTTGTGTAGAGATTTTTTAGTGGGGTTGCCTGCTTTGGAAAAATTAAGAAGAATTCCTAAGGACATGTTTAACAAAAAGCTAAAAGAGTATAAAGAAAAACGGGTAGAAATTGAGGCAAGAATGAGACAATAA
- a CDS encoding restriction endonuclease subunit S codes for MYYLLLEGRRLILKNSKNGIPFLRVQNITPEGLNLQDIKYINIATHNGMLKRSQVKEFDLITKITGVGRMAVSAVAPKEFEGNINQHLVVIKTKNEQTSKTLATFLNSDIGEKLAKKRSTGGTRPALDYTALKSIPVIFKPEIVEIMESAYKQKKEKEAEAEKLLASIDDYVLEMLGIKMPEIKDKMCFAVDSEEVKGKRIDAYYHKPNLKEIKKAFEKGKYKTVKVKDFLAKIKKGIEVGSKSYVSDGVPFVRVVDIDDYKINIDTDKKISFDLYKNLKDEYNPKKGELLYSKDGTIGLCVVVEKEMDFIISGGILRLEVKKNINNFYLKTVLSSKILKLLAEAESIGQIIKHLLPEKFLNLPIPLPPLEIQNQIAEEVKNRIEKAKKLKEEAKNIVEMAKKQVEEIILK; via the coding sequence TTGTATTATCTATTGCTGGAGGGGCGACGCCTGATATTAAAAAATTCTAAAAATGGAATACCGTTTTTAAGAGTTCAAAACATAACACCTGAAGGTCTTAATTTACAAGATATTAAATACATAAATATAGCAACCCATAATGGAATGCTTAAAAGGAGTCAGGTAAAAGAATTTGACCTGATAACAAAAATTACGGGTGTCGGTAGAATGGCAGTTTCTGCAGTTGCTCCGAAGGAATTTGAAGGTAATATAAATCAACATCTTGTAGTAATAAAAACTAAAAATGAGCAAACAAGCAAAACTTTAGCTACTTTTCTAAATTCTGATATTGGTGAAAAATTGGCTAAAAAACGTTCAACAGGAGGGACAAGACCAGCTTTAGATTATACAGCATTAAAATCAATTCCAGTAATTTTCAAACCAGAAATCGTTGAAATAATGGAATCTGCTTACAAACAAAAAAAAGAAAAAGAAGCGGAAGCGGAAAAATTGTTAGCTTCAATAGATGATTATGTTTTAGAAATGCTGGGCATAAAAATGCCAGAAATAAAAGATAAAATGTGCTTTGCAGTGGATTCAGAAGAAGTAAAAGGCAAGAGGATAGATGCTTATTATCACAAACCAAATCTTAAAGAAATAAAAAAAGCATTTGAGAAAGGAAAATATAAAACAGTAAAAGTCAAAGATTTCTTAGCAAAAATTAAAAAAGGAATTGAGGTGGGGTCAAAATCTTATGTTTCCGATGGCGTGCCATTTGTAAGAGTAGTAGATATTGATGATTACAAAATAAATATAGATACAGACAAAAAAATTAGTTTTGATTTATATAAAAATCTAAAAGATGAATATAACCCCAAAAAAGGCGAATTGTTATATTCCAAAGATGGAACGATTGGTTTGTGTGTTGTGGTAGAAAAAGAAATGGATTTTATAATAAGCGGGGGGATTTTAAGATTAGAGGTTAAAAAAAATATAAATAATTTTTATCTCAAAACAGTTTTATCAAGCAAAATTTTAAAACTGTTAGCCGAAGCTGAAAGTATTGGACAAATAATAAAACATCTTCTACCAGAAAAATTTTTAAATCTCCCAATCCCTCTTCCTCCTCTTGAAATTCAAAACCAAATCGCCGAAGAGGTTAAAAACCGAATTGAAAAAGCAAAGAAATTAAAAGAAGAAGCTAAAAATATCGTTGAAATGGCAAAAAAACAAGTTGAAGAAATAATCTTAAAGTAA
- a CDS encoding N-6 DNA methylase, with protein sequence MVETLLVLANGIVRGAEEILRVAKTEEDLRIQFEKLLEPIKNELNLKSKPEYEKHVYSGRIDAVHGHLIIEYKSPRAFSSKKNVDSTYDQLVSYLNDIMNKTKKNSLIGIGFDGEKIFFVKNKDGKWIKEPDAIDSYEFNLESAKTFLIYLRSLSRLPLTAEKLAQKFGPQSELASKVISAFVNALKNWGNQTRIQTFFDEWKRIFGIIYGEQFSNIEKETIQRAYRVSSSVDIQELMFSIHTYFAFLMKVLVAELVTMQETKFSSSLATKFTHLSDDDLKRELEDIENGGIYAKKGITNFLEGDFFRWYLDAFDSKELKDNLREIFRAISEFEPATSIIESSYTRDLLKKLYQYLVPQEVRHRLGEYYTPDWLAELLLNEIGYDGDMEKRLLDPACGSGTFLVLAIQRAIEYGRKKKKQAKEIAENIFKNIWGFDLNPLAVIASRTNYLFAMGDLLHEFLDKSKNIEIPVYLTDSVLTPTRTDVNLYGEFLEITTSVGKFQIPADWIRDLGNSLNRATQIIEAMVKNRFSVDQAIEKLEKEKLVFPQNREIIKSFYSQILELDKQNKNSIWMRFLKNAFAPVMAGKFDFVVGNPPWIRWDYLSQDYRKATKQLWVDYHLFSLKGYEVRLGGGVKDFSKLFTYVSSDCYLKDGAKLAFLITQEVFKAKGAGEGFRRFQLKNGKFLKVLKVHDLVSLKPFEKAANKTAMIVLQKGEKTTYPVEYFVWSKKKGAGKISPDKLFSEVEPLLRKERFNAKPIDSNFGSWQHYSENDVSYKIQGKNQYKAYTGANIEPYGVFLLKIKNVLSSNEVIIENLPEEGKVKISKSIYRIEQDLVYPALRGRDIKRWKAQPEIFVLLTQDPTKREPYPEDIMKKNCPRTYEYLTKFKELLLLRKSKALQDLAKKTSFYAILGVSNHTMSKFKVVWKRMSNDIVAAVISVENTPIGYKTIIPLGTTAFIPTDNEDEAHYLCAILNSKPVRDFIKSYSSAGRGFGSPSVMEYVGIPKFDSQNPLHKKLSENSKKCHDFKKTDNEKEIKNLEEKNDELVKELFGIK encoded by the coding sequence ATGGTTGAGACACTATTAGTTTTAGCTAACGGAATTGTTAGGGGAGCTGAGGAAATCCTTCGAGTTGCTAAAACAGAAGAAGATTTACGAATTCAATTCGAAAAACTTTTAGAACCCATAAAAAACGAATTAAATCTTAAATCAAAACCGGAGTATGAGAAACATGTTTATAGTGGTCGTATTGATGCAGTTCATGGGCACCTGATTATCGAATACAAATCTCCTAGAGCCTTTTCTTCAAAAAAGAATGTGGATAGCACTTATGACCAGTTAGTTAGTTATTTAAATGATATAATGAATAAAACAAAAAAAAACTCGCTGATAGGTATTGGTTTTGATGGAGAAAAAATCTTCTTTGTAAAAAACAAAGATGGCAAATGGATTAAAGAACCTGATGCCATTGATAGTTATGAGTTCAATTTAGAGAGTGCAAAAACCTTTTTGATATATTTACGATCTTTATCTCGGCTTCCTCTCACTGCTGAGAAATTAGCCCAGAAGTTCGGTCCTCAGAGCGAACTTGCATCTAAAGTGATTTCGGCATTTGTGAATGCTTTGAAAAATTGGGGAAACCAAACACGTATTCAAACCTTCTTTGATGAATGGAAAAGGATTTTTGGAATTATCTATGGTGAGCAGTTTTCAAACATAGAAAAAGAAACAATCCAGAGAGCTTATAGAGTAAGTTCATCAGTAGATATACAAGAATTAATGTTTTCCATCCATACTTACTTTGCTTTTTTGATGAAGGTATTGGTTGCTGAACTTGTAACAATGCAGGAAACAAAATTTAGTTCCTCCTTGGCAACAAAATTTACTCATCTTTCTGATGATGACTTAAAAAGAGAACTCGAGGACATAGAAAATGGGGGAATCTACGCAAAAAAAGGGATCACTAATTTTTTAGAAGGAGATTTTTTTCGATGGTATTTGGATGCTTTTGACTCAAAAGAATTAAAAGACAATCTAAGAGAAATATTTCGAGCCATTTCTGAATTCGAACCAGCAACAAGTATAATAGAGTCAAGCTATACACGTGACTTACTAAAAAAACTTTATCAATATCTGGTTCCTCAAGAAGTTCGTCATCGTTTGGGAGAATATTACACACCCGATTGGTTAGCAGAATTATTATTAAATGAAATAGGTTATGATGGTGATATGGAGAAAAGATTATTGGATCCTGCATGTGGTTCTGGGACATTTTTAGTTTTGGCTATCCAACGTGCTATCGAATATGGAAGAAAAAAAAAGAAACAAGCAAAAGAAATTGCTGAAAATATATTTAAAAACATCTGGGGATTTGATTTAAATCCCTTAGCCGTTATTGCTTCTCGAACGAATTATTTGTTTGCAATGGGGGATTTACTTCATGAGTTTTTGGATAAAAGTAAAAATATTGAGATTCCTGTGTATCTAACAGATTCAGTTTTAACTCCTACAAGAACTGATGTCAATCTATACGGTGAGTTTTTAGAAATTACGACTTCGGTAGGAAAATTTCAAATTCCCGCAGATTGGATTAGAGACCTTGGGAATTCTCTCAATCGTGCAACTCAAATCATAGAAGCAATGGTAAAAAATCGATTTTCAGTGGATCAAGCTATCGAGAAATTAGAAAAAGAAAAATTGGTTTTTCCACAAAACAGAGAGATCATTAAATCATTTTATAGTCAAATTTTAGAGCTCGATAAACAAAACAAAAATAGTATATGGATGAGGTTTCTCAAGAATGCTTTTGCTCCTGTAATGGCAGGAAAATTTGATTTTGTCGTAGGCAATCCACCATGGATCAGATGGGATTATCTATCTCAGGATTATCGAAAAGCAACAAAACAACTTTGGGTAGATTATCATCTGTTTTCATTAAAAGGATACGAGGTTCGCCTTGGAGGTGGAGTTAAAGATTTTTCTAAGCTTTTTACCTATGTTTCTTCTGATTGTTATTTGAAAGATGGCGCAAAGTTGGCATTTTTGATTACACAAGAAGTTTTTAAAGCGAAAGGTGCAGGTGAAGGTTTTAGAAGGTTTCAGTTGAAAAATGGTAAATTTCTTAAAGTATTAAAAGTTCATGATTTGGTTTCCCTAAAACCCTTCGAAAAAGCCGCCAATAAAACTGCTATGATAGTTTTACAAAAAGGAGAAAAAACCACCTATCCCGTAGAGTATTTTGTTTGGAGTAAGAAAAAAGGAGCTGGTAAAATTTCTCCTGATAAATTATTTAGCGAAGTTGAACCACTTTTAAGAAAAGAAAGATTTAATGCCAAGCCAATTGATTCTAATTTTGGATCATGGCAACATTATTCAGAAAACGATGTTTCTTATAAGATTCAGGGTAAAAATCAATATAAAGCTTATACAGGAGCCAATATTGAACCGTATGGAGTCTTCTTGTTAAAAATTAAAAATGTTTTATCTTCAAACGAGGTTATAATTGAAAATCTACCAGAAGAGGGAAAAGTGAAAATATCAAAATCAATTTATCGAATTGAGCAAGATTTAGTTTATCCAGCTCTTCGAGGTCGTGATATAAAAAGATGGAAAGCACAACCAGAGATATTCGTTCTACTCACTCAGGATCCAACTAAACGTGAACCGTATCCCGAAGATATAATGAAAAAAAACTGTCCTAGAACATACGAATATTTAACAAAATTTAAAGAACTCTTACTTTTAAGAAAATCAAAAGCACTACAAGATTTGGCTAAGAAAACATCATTCTATGCAATCTTGGGAGTTTCAAATCATACGATGAGTAAGTTTAAAGTTGTTTGGAAAAGAATGTCGAATGACATAGTTGCAGCAGTCATTTCTGTAGAAAACACTCCAATTGGATACAAAACCATTATTCCTTTGGGTACTACAGCATTTATTCCGACAGATAACGAAGACGAAGCTCATTACCTTTGCGCTATTCTAAATTCTAAACCCGTGCGGGATTTTATCAAATCCTATTCTTCTGCTGGTCGTGGTTTTGGTTCTCCTTCTGTAATGGAATACGTTGGTATACCTAAGTTTGATTCCCAAAATCCCCTTCACAAAAAGCTTTCTGAAAATTCAAAAAAATGCCACGACTTTAAAAAAACTGATAATGAAAAAGAAATTAAAAACCTCGAAGAAAAAAATGATGAATTAGTAAAAGAACTTTTTGGAATTAAGTAA
- a CDS encoding DNA methyltransferase, producing the protein MTNQNANFKTEKELQDAILKEKAKGTPDLEIGQKYGVTFRYIERLITKTQGLNISSLNVPKKIRRLYPKDFRDEQTTVWSFKQRGNWATHSGEYRGNWTPYIPRNVILKYSKPGDLVLDYFCGAGTTAVECKLLGRRCIALDINDKAIELSKKNVDFSIQSKQLSFFDEKINLKIYEPELLVGDARDLSFLKDNSVDLICSHPPYANIIHYTDAKEGDLSFLNVDDFLKEMSKVARESFRVLKPGRQCAILIGDIRRKKHVIPLGFKLINVYLDVGFKLRELVIKRQHNCKTTGFWYKNSRKYNFLLLAHEYLPIFEKPKVPTSTNVREKEIDYGLFSFLVERPSLKGRLERFETTTVWNFPEKNFEEYLNKNVIDRYSGGKNYLIVTLVSDSKLDENSLQRNTQKDNQLLFVKFIPLDNEVSFSNIEYYLKGIKAFVNQQLPTLNKGGFVVIQTQDIRIDGYIEPLGKRIVDILTFNNLWLKEIIIATTEDSNLSQHDSRGYLRIVHQYLLVYEVK; encoded by the coding sequence ATGACTAATCAGAATGCGAATTTTAAAACTGAGAAGGAACTTCAAGACGCGATCTTGAAAGAAAAAGCAAAAGGAACTCCTGATTTAGAAATTGGTCAGAAATACGGGGTAACATTCAGGTATATTGAGCGACTTATTACCAAAACGCAAGGACTTAATATTAGCAGTTTAAATGTACCTAAAAAAATAAGAAGATTATATCCCAAAGATTTCAGAGATGAACAAACTACAGTCTGGAGTTTTAAACAAAGGGGTAACTGGGCAACTCATAGCGGAGAATATAGAGGTAACTGGACACCTTATATCCCAAGAAATGTAATTCTTAAATATTCAAAACCAGGAGATTTAGTTCTGGACTATTTCTGTGGTGCTGGAACAACCGCAGTAGAATGCAAACTCTTAGGAAGAAGGTGTATTGCACTTGATATAAACGATAAAGCTATTGAACTATCAAAGAAGAATGTAGATTTTAGTATACAATCAAAACAGTTAAGTTTTTTTGACGAAAAAATCAATTTGAAGATTTATGAACCAGAGCTATTAGTGGGTGATGCAAGAGACTTATCTTTTTTGAAAGATAATTCTGTAGATTTAATCTGTTCTCATCCTCCATATGCCAACATTATCCATTACACTGATGCCAAAGAAGGAGACTTATCGTTTCTTAATGTAGATGATTTCTTAAAAGAAATGTCAAAAGTTGCAAGAGAAAGTTTTAGAGTTCTAAAGCCTGGGAGACAATGTGCTATTTTGATAGGAGATATTAGAAGAAAAAAACACGTGATTCCATTAGGATTCAAGCTTATAAATGTTTATTTAGATGTCGGCTTTAAATTAAGAGAGCTCGTCATAAAGCGACAACATAATTGCAAAACTACAGGTTTTTGGTACAAAAATAGTAGAAAGTATAATTTTCTTCTCTTAGCCCATGAGTATCTACCCATCTTTGAAAAACCCAAAGTACCTACTTCTACAAATGTGAGGGAAAAAGAGATAGACTATGGTTTGTTTTCTTTTTTGGTAGAGAGGCCTTCGCTAAAAGGAAGATTAGAGCGGTTTGAGACTACAACAGTTTGGAACTTTCCAGAGAAGAATTTTGAAGAATATCTAAATAAAAATGTAATTGATAGGTATTCAGGAGGAAAGAACTATTTAATTGTAACTCTTGTTTCTGATTCCAAGCTTGATGAAAATTCTTTGCAAAGAAACACACAGAAAGACAACCAATTACTTTTTGTTAAATTTATTCCTTTAGATAATGAAGTATCATTTTCAAACATAGAATATTATTTAAAAGGAATAAAAGCATTTGTAAATCAACAATTGCCTACTTTAAACAAGGGAGGTTTTGTTGTTATTCAGACCCAAGACATAAGAATTGACGGCTATATAGAACCTCTTGGTAAAAGGATTGTAGATATATTGACATTTAACAATTTATGGCTCAAGGAAATAATAATTGCTACTACCGAAGATTCAAATTTAAGCCAACATGATTCAAGAGGTTATTTAAGAATAGTTCATCAATATCTACTCGTTTATGAGGTAAAGTAA